In a genomic window of Lottiidibacillus patelloidae:
- a CDS encoding sugar-binding transcriptional regulator, with protein MKLFSAIEKLLPEHIGTLYRRHQLLKYIRSMQPVGRRSLAQKLDITERILRKDVEMLRDEGLIKIAPSGMTMTETGKEVLYVFEQIIKEQTGIIGLENRLKDKLNVKEVNIVEGDCDESDEVKIELGEAAAKALMRSLKEENIIAVTGGTTLGNVSKMVKPDPKHRKMVFVPARGGLGERVEFEANTICSQMANGAESEYHLLHVPDEVSDETYDMLIKEKHVKEILSLIQSSTIIIHGIGDAKKMAKRRKASDETIEILEKQDAVGEAFGYYFDGNGDVIHRINTFGIQLDDLTKEKRVITVAGGSSKVAAIQAYIKMGYTDVLVIDEGVATQLLALK; from the coding sequence ATGAAATTATTCTCTGCAATAGAAAAATTATTACCCGAGCATATCGGAACTTTATATCGAAGACATCAATTACTAAAGTACATTCGTTCAATGCAACCTGTTGGGAGAAGAAGTTTAGCTCAAAAATTAGATATAACAGAGCGTATTTTAAGAAAAGATGTAGAGATGTTAAGAGATGAAGGGTTAATTAAAATTGCGCCATCAGGAATGACTATGACAGAAACAGGGAAAGAAGTTCTTTATGTATTTGAACAAATTATTAAAGAACAAACGGGAATAATAGGGTTAGAAAATAGGTTAAAGGACAAATTAAACGTAAAAGAAGTCAACATAGTAGAAGGCGATTGTGACGAAAGCGATGAAGTGAAAATAGAGTTAGGCGAAGCTGCAGCTAAAGCGTTAATGCGTTCTTTAAAAGAAGAAAACATTATTGCAGTAACTGGTGGGACAACGCTAGGTAATGTCTCTAAAATGGTGAAGCCTGATCCTAAACATCGAAAAATGGTTTTTGTTCCTGCACGAGGTGGTCTTGGAGAGCGAGTCGAATTTGAAGCGAATACGATTTGTTCACAAATGGCTAACGGTGCAGAAAGTGAGTACCATTTACTTCACGTTCCTGACGAAGTAAGTGATGAAACGTATGACATGTTAATTAAAGAAAAACATGTGAAAGAAATACTTTCCCTTATCCAATCATCAACAATCATAATACATGGAATTGGTGATGCAAAAAAAATGGCGAAGAGAAGGAAAGCATCTGATGAAACGATTGAAATTCTTGAAAAACAAGATGCGGTCGGTGAGGCGTTTGGTTACTACTTTGATGGAAATGGTGATGTGATTCATCGAATTAATACATTTGGTATCCAGTTGGATGATCTTACAAAAGAAAAAAGAGTCATTACTGTTGCTGGTGGAAGTTCTAAAGTTGCAGCTATCCAGGCTTACATAAAGATGGGATATACGGATGTACTAGTAATCGATGAAGGCGTTGCTACACAATTATTAGCCTTAAAATAA
- a CDS encoding glutaredoxin family protein, giving the protein MKVVTFYTKENCPLCEKGLKLLEKVQLEEPFQIEVIDIYQDDELLAKYQIKIPVIAVGEDEIDCGIISYNTLRKRLL; this is encoded by the coding sequence ATGAAAGTAGTAACATTTTACACAAAAGAAAATTGCCCGCTTTGTGAAAAGGGGTTGAAGCTGCTCGAGAAAGTACAATTAGAGGAACCTTTTCAAATAGAGGTAATAGACATTTATCAAGATGACGAACTGCTGGCGAAGTATCAAATAAAGATACCAGTTATTGCAGTTGGTGAAGATGAAATCGATTGTGGAATCATTTCATATAATACGCTAAGAAAGCGCTTACTGTGA